TGAGATTCAACTTCTGCACAATGCGGACTTTGTGCAATTCAACGGGAATCTCCTCTCCGGAGAAGAATCGAATTACGGGCGACTGTTCCATAGCTTTGGCTCCTTTACCTGGCTCAACGCAGTCTGACAATGGTTCGAGCCCTTGAGGGCGGATTTGGCCTTGAGGCGGGCGCAGGACGCAATTCAACCTTTGACTGGTCCTGCCACAAGGAATCCCCCTTTCTAGTCTTAATCCGAGATGACCCCCACCTCGGTCTACGCTGCCGCAGCAGTGCCCTCGTACTGACCATGCCCGATGGAGTGGAAGGCATTCGAGATACCGCCGAACAACCGCGCCTGAGTATTAGCGTAGCCCGCACACACTTCTGGAATCAACTGGACGGTGTCTCGAGCACGTTATCTCCTCAGTGATTGCGCCACGCGGGATAGATGATCAGGCAATAGGCGCCGCCTACAAGCAGCCCTGCCACCGAAAGAAGGAAGTACTTGAGCTGGGACTCCTCCAACAGGGGGTGCAGCACACTGCGTTGTGGATTGGCAGGATCATAAGCGACGACGAGGGGGTGGCCAGGCTTGGTGATTTCCTCAAGACGGTCCGGCGGCAGTGCATTGGGGCTGCCGACCTCAGGCCAGAACCCCTCGAAGGTGCCTTGAAAGGTGACCGTGCCGACCAAATACTGATACTGGGCTCTCACTTTCGGGTCATAGCGTTCCGCATTGTAGTGGGTGCTGAGGATCTTTCCCGAGAGGATGCTTCCCGGTGCGTTGTTCCAAACAGGGCGGTTAAGCCTTAGCCACCAATACGAGATAGGAAGCATGGCAACCACCACCGCCAGGACGAAAAGGACCTCAGCGATCCCTGGCTTGCGCCAACGGTGCCTCTTTCGCAACGACATGCGAGTTCCCCACTTCCACGATACCTTACATGCCCATTCTTTAGCGAAGCGTCACA
Above is a window of Candidatus Hydrogenedentota bacterium DNA encoding:
- a CDS encoding DUF3592 domain-containing protein, with amino-acid sequence MSLRKRHRWRKPGIAEVLFVLAVVVAMLPISYWWLRLNRPVWNNAPGSILSGKILSTHYNAERYDPKVRAQYQYLVGTVTFQGTFEGFWPEVGSPNALPPDRLEEITKPGHPLVVAYDPANPQRSVLHPLLEESQLKYFLLSVAGLLVGGAYCLIIYPAWRNH